The DNA segment CAATTGAACCATTGGACGAAGTTCAGGAGGAATAACAGGCAGTACGTCAAGAATCATCCAATCAGGTTCGTTTCCAGAACCACGGAATGCTTCTAACACTTCGAGGCGCTTAATGGCACGTGTACGACGTTGACCTTGTGCTGTTTTTAGTTCTTCCTTTAAAATATCTACTTCTTTATTTAAATCGATATCAGAAAGAAGTTTTTTAATCGCTTCAGCGCCCATGGCAGCTTGGAATTTGTTTCCGTACTTTTCACGATAGGCACGATATTCTTTTTCAGATAGAAGCTGCTTTTTATCAAGAGCAGTATCTCCTGATTCTGTTACTACATAAGAAGCGAAGTAAATAATTTCTTCTAATGCACGAGGGGACATATCTAGAACAAGTCCCATTCGGCTCGGGATTCCTTTGAAATACCAAATATGAGATACAGGTGCTGCGAGTTCGATGTGACCCATACGCTCACGACGGACTTTTGCACGAGTTACTTCTACCCCACATCGGTCACAAACGACGCCTTTATAACGGACACGCTTATATTTACCGCAATGACATTCCCAATCCTTTGTTGGACCAAAAATTCGTTCGCAGAATAAACCGTCCTTTTCAGGCTTTAACGTACGATAGTTAATGGTTTCTGGCTTTTTCACTTCTCCGAATGACCATGAACGGATTTTATCCGGTGAAGCAAGACCAATTTTCATATACTCAAAATTATTAACGTCAAGCAAGGGGCCTACCTCCCTTTCGATATCCAGGTTTTACCCTAATGCAATAAAAAGTGGAAGCGCGCGGGTTAGCCCCGACAAGCAAATGTTCTCCAGCCGGAAAGTCGTTTTTTGACTTTTTGGCTGGAGGTTATTTGACCTCGAGGGGCTGCACGCTGCAACTAGATTAATTAAAAGCGTACAGCGCACACACGGGTTGTGCGCTGTAGCTCAGATATTTAATTGTTTACTCTTTTGAACCCACTTTTTCAGATTCAAGGCTTGGCGCATCTGGAACAATGTTTAACGTATCGACTTGTTGTAAGTCATCCTCGTCTTCCGTGTCGCGCATTTCTATTTCTTTTTCATCACCAGATAGGATTTTCACATCCATACCTAAGCTCTGAAGTTCTTTAATTAATACTTTAAATGACTCAGGAACGCCTGGTTCTGGAACATTTTCACCTTTAACAATGGCTTCATATGTTTTCACACGACCAACGACATCATCTGATTTAACAGTAAGGATTTCTTGAAGAGTATATGCAGCACCGTAAGCTTCAAGTGCCCATACCTCCATCTCTCCGAAACGCTGTCCACCAAATTGTGCTTTACCACCAAGTGGCTGCTGTGTAACAAGAGAGTATGGTCCAGTTGAACGAGCATGAAGTTTATCGTCAACCATGTGAGCCAGCTTGATCATATACATGACACCAACGGATACACGGTTATCAAATGGTTCTCCAGAGCGGCCGTCATATAGGACAGTTTTTGCATCGCGAGCCATACCTGCTTCTTCAATTGTTCCCCAAACATCTTCCTCACGGGCACCGTCAAATACTGGAGTGGCAACGTGAATATTAAGTGCTCTTGCAGCCATACCAAGGTGAAGCTCAAGCACCTGACCGATGTTCATACGTGAAGGTACCCCTAATGGGTTTAACATGATGTCGACTGGTGTACCATCTGGTAAATAAGGCATATCTTCTTCTGGTAAAATCCTTGAGATAACCCCTTTGTTACCATGTCGTCCTGCCATTTTATCGCCTTCATGAATCTTACGCTTCTGAACGATATAAACGCGAACAAGCTGATTAACACCTGGTGGCAGTTCATCTCCATCTTCACGATTGAAGACTTTAACATCATGAACAATACCGCCGCCGCCATGTGGAACTCGCAGTGACGTATCACGAACTTCACGGGCCTTTTCTCCAAAGATTGCATGTAATAGACGTTCTTCAGCCGTTAATTCTGTTACACCTTTTGGCGTAACCTTACCAACTAGAAGGTCACCATCTTTTACTTCAGCACCTGTGCGAATAATACCGCGCTCATCCAGATTACGAAGTGCATCTTCACCTACGTTTGGAATATCACGTGTAATTTCTTCAGGTCCTAGCTTTGTATCTCGAGATTCTGACTCATATTCTTCAATATGAATGGATGTATACACATCGTCTTTTACAAGACGCTCACTCATAATGATTGCATCTTCATAGTTATATCCATCCCAAGTCATAAAGGCAACAAGAACGTTACGTCCAAGTGCTAACTCACCTAATTCCATTGAAGGACCATCAGCAAGAATTTCACCTTTTTTCACTCGATTACCAACAGCAACGATAGGACGTTGGTTGTAGCAAGTACCTTGGTTAGAGCGGATAAACTTTAATAAACGATATTTCTTAAGATCGCCTTTTACTTCTTGGCCATCTACTTCTTTCATTTCACGAACCCAAACTTCACGAGCTTCAACGTGTTCTACGATACCATCAGTCTTACAAATGACGGCTGCACCGGAGTCTTTTCCTGATACATATTCCATACCTGTACCAACTCTTGGAGCCTCTGGCTGCATAAGAGGTACTGCTTGACGCTGCATGTTTGCACCCATCAAGGCACGGTTGGAGTCATCGTTTTCTAAGAACGGAATACAAGCTGTTGCAGCAGAAACAACCTGTTTTGGTGATACATCCATATAATCGATACGGTCGCGATTAACAACAGTGTTCTCACCACGGAAACGCGCAACAATATCCGCATCAACGAACGAACCATCATCACCAAGACGGGAATTCGCCTGTGCGACTACATAGTTATCCTCTTCATCCGCTGTTAAGTAATCGATCCGGCTTGTTACCTTGCCAGTGTCAGGGTCAACACGACGGTAAGGTGTTTCAATAAATCCGAAACGGTTTACTTTTGCATAAGATGATAGTGAGTTAATCAAACCAATGTTTGGACCTTCCGGCGTCTCAATCGGACACATACGTCCATAGTGGGAATAGTGAACGTCACGAACTTCAAAGCCTGCGCGCTCACGTGTTAAACCACCAGGTCCGAGTGCAGATAGACGGCGCTTATGCGTTAATTCAGCAAGTGGATTTGTTTGATCCATGAACTGAGATAATTGAGAGCTTCCGAAGAACTCCTTGATCGATGCAATAACTGGACGAATATTAATTAGCTGCTGTGGTGTGATTGTTGCTGTATCTTGAATAGACATTCTTTCACGTACTACACGTTCCATACGGGATAAACCGATACGGAATTGATTTTGCAACAATTCTCCAACAGAGCGTAGACGTCTGTTCCCTAAATGGTCGATATCATCTGTATCGCCTACTCCATGCAATAAATTGAAGAAGTAGCTGATAGAAGCAATGATATCGGCAGGAGTAATATTTTTAATTGGTTCCGCCACATATGCGTTACCCAATACATTAATTACTTTTTCATTTTCATCACCAGGTGCATAAATCTTAATGCCTTGTAAAGTGATTTCATCCTCAACCACACCGCCAGCAGGATTAAAGCCTTTGAAATTAATGTTCTTTTCAAGTGCTGGGATAATTCTATCTAGGTTTCTTCTATCTAGAACGGTTCCCTTTTCTGCGATAATTTCACCTGTTTCAGGATCAGCAAGCGATTCTGCTAAACGTTGGTTAAATAAACGGTTTTTAATATGAAGCTTCTTATTAATTTTATAGCGTCCTACATTTGCAAGATCGTAGCGCTTTGGATCAAAGAAGCGAGAAACTAATAAGCTTTTTGCGTTATCAACTGTTGGTGGTTCACCTGGACGTAGACGCTCATAGATTTCAAGAAGCGCTTTATCCACACCTTCCGTGTTGTCCTTCTCAAGAGTATTACGAATATACTCATTGTCTCCAATCAATTCAATAATTTCTTGATCAGAGCCGAAGCCTAATGCACGCAAAAGAACCGTAACGGGCAGTTTCCGAGTACGATCTATTCTCACATATACGACATCTTTGGCATCTGTTTCATATTCCAGCCAAGCGCCGCGGTTCGGAATTACAGTAGCTGTAAATCCTTTTTTTCCATTCTTATCAAGTTTACCACTAAAGTAAACGCTCGGTGAACGCACTAATTGTGAAACAATAACGCGTTCTGCCCCATTAATGACAAACGTACCTGTTTCAGTCATAAGTGGGAAATCACCCATGAATACATCTTGATCTTTTACTTCGCCTGTTTCTTTGTTTACAAGACGTACTTTTACACGTAATGGAGCAGAATATGTAACGTCCCGTTCTTTTGATTCTTCTACAGAATACTTTGGATCGCCAAGGCTGTAATCAATAAATTCCAGTGATAGGTTACCAGTAAAGTCTTCAATCGGTGAAATATCTTGAAACATTTCACGCAATCCCTCATCCAGAAACCATTGATATGAAGAGGTTTGGATTTCAATAAGATTTGGTAATTCTAAAACTTCACTGATTCGTGCGTAACTTCTTCGTTGGCGGTGTCGTCCATACTGAACTAGTTGACCTGTCAACTGATTCACCCCTCAAATCAAGCGTTTTTTAATAAATCTATTAACGTCTACCGGAAGGAAAAATAACCCTTCTCATTAGACAAAAAGAAAAAGGGTTTTTTACTCAAAAACCACATTTTCACATTTTGACTATTATTTTGTCATCATTTCCTTCTTATCCATTTTTTATACCATAAACTTCAGTATTTTAAGGAATAATTCGGAAATTATTATGATGGCATTTTATAATGCTACCACAACGGAAATTCCAAGTCAACTACTTTATCGCTTTAACAATAAAATAACCCTTGGATTTGTCAATAGTCTCTACTTCGGAAAATAGTGTCTTTAATTTTTCAATGGCAGATGGTGCACCTTGCTTCTTTTGAATTACTACCCACAGCTCACCATTCGAAACAAGATGATTGTAGCTTTGTTCAAAAATATCATGCACTGTCTGTTTTCCCGCTCTTATAGGCGGATTGGTTAGGATTGCAGCGAAATTCATTTCATTTACATTTATTAGCCTGTCACTTTCATACACTTTAACATTTTCAATCTTGTTTAATGCTGCATTTTCTTTTGACAGTTGAATCGCCCGTTCATTCACATCTACCATATGAACCACACGATCATGATACTGTTTCGCAATAGACAAACCGATAGGGCCGTAGCCGCAACCTACATCCAGAACGAATCCTTCTGTCTGAGGCATTTCAAAAGACTCAATCAATAAACGTGAGCCAAAATCTACTTCTCTTTTTGAAAAAACACCGTTATCCGTCTTAAAACGGAAGAGGTTATTTTTTAACATAAAATCCCAAAATTTCGGATCACTTTCAACCTTCTGGGTACGAGAATAGTAGTGTTCAGACATAAAGCTCACCTCCCGAGGAGTATATAATGAAGAAAAACGAGGAATTCCTTTTAACTATTCAAGCACTTCCGTTCTTAAAATAGCCAAAAAAAGCCCGCTTATACAGCGAGCTTTTCTATATGGTTATTACTTAACTTCAACGTTAGCTCCAACTTCATCAAGCTTAGCTTTGATTGCTTCAGCATCTTCTTTAGACACGCCTTCTTTGATTGCTTTTGGAGTGTTGTCAACAAGATCTTTTGCTTCTTTAAGACCAAGGCCTGTGATTTCACGAACAACCTTGATAACTTTGATTTTTTGATCTCCAGCGCTAGCAAGGATTACATCAAATTCAGTTTGCTCTTCAACAGCAGCAGCACCAGCGCCGCCAACCATTGCTACAGGAGCAGCAGCAGTTACGCCAAATTCTTCTTCGATTGCTTTTACAAGATCGTTAAGTTCTAAAACAGTCATAGATTTAACTGCTTCAATGATTTGTTCTTTAGTCATGATTAAATTTCCTCCTTAGTATTGGTTACATTTTATTTGTTAGGCTTCAGATTAACTTACGCGCCTTGTTCTTCTTTTTGATCTGCAACTGCTTTTGTAGCAAGAGCAAGATTGCGAATTGGAGCTTGTAGTACGCTGAGTAGCATAGAAAGCAAGCCTTCGCGTGATGGTAGGTCAGCAAGAGCTTTAATTTCTTCAGCTGATGCGACGTTTCCTTCAATTACACCCGCTTTAAGTTCAAGCGCTTCGTGCTTTTTAGCAAAGTCATTCAAGATTTTAGCTGGCGCTACTACATCTTCAGTACTGAACGCGATTGCGTTAGGACCTGTTAATGCATCATTTAAGCTAGAAAGCTCAGCAGCATCAGCAGCACGGCGTACCATTGAATTCTTGTAAACTTTAAATTCAACGCCTGCTTCGCGAAGTTGTTTACGAAGTTCAGTTACTTCAGAAACTGAAAGACCACGATAATCAACAACGACAGTTGATACACTTGCTTTTAACTTATCAGTAATTTCGTCAACTATTTGTTTTTTTACTTCGATTGCACTGCTCATCTTTACACCTCCTGTAGATTGTCTACATTTATACCAGGCAAGTAAAAGCCTCCATATCAATCATAAGACATGGAGGCAGCATACAACAGCCGAAAGTTCTCAGCTAATTCTATCGCATTACCTCGGCAGGTTATTAAGCTATAATGCCCCTGCTGTCTACAGTACAAATGTTTATTATATTAAACAACAAAATACATTATATAAAATGCATTTCAGAATGTCAATTGGTAAAAATTACTTAGCTGTAACTGAAGAAGGATCTACCTTCACGCCAGGTCCCATAGTTGAAGCAACAGTAACGTTCTTCATATAAGTTCCTTTTGCAGCAGATGGCTTAACTTTAAGCAATGTTTCAAACACAGTTTGGAAGTTTTCAACAAGCTTTTCGTTTTCGAAAGATGCTTTACCGATTGGTACATGAATGTTACCAGACTTGTCAACACGGTATTCAACTTTACCTGCTTTGATTTCGTTGATCGCTCTTGTTACATCAAATGTAACTGTACCTGTTTTAGGGTTTGGCATTAAGCCTTTAGGTCCTAATACACGTCCTAGTTTACCAACTTCACCCATCATGTCAGGAGTTGCTACGATTACATCAAATTCAAACCAACCTTGTTGGATTTTGTTGATGTATTCAGAATCACCTACATAATCAGCACCAGCTGCTTCTGCTTCTTTCACTTTCTCACCCTTCGCGAATACTAAAACGCGTTGAGTTTTACCAGTTCCGTTTGGAAGCACAACTGCACCACGGATTTGTTGGTCAGCTTTCTTAGGATCAACGCCTAAGCGGAAAGCCACTTCAAGAGTAGCGTCAAATTTTGTGAAGTTAGTTTTCTTCGCAAGATCAATTGCTTCTGCAACTGGATATGCTGTTAAACGATCTACAAGCTTTGCAGCTTCTAAATACTTTTTACCTTTTTTAGCCATTTTTATTTCCTCCTAGAATGTGGTTTTAGCGGAATAACCTCCCACGAATAAAGGTTGCGTAATAACGCAACCCCACTCATTACAACAATAAAACTAACATGGATTAATCTTCGATTACGATACCCATGCTGCGTGCAGTACCTTCAACCATGCGCATTGCTGCTTCAACGCTTGCTGCGTTTAGGTCAGGCATTTTTTGTTCCGCAATCTCGCGTACTTTATCACGCTTTACTGTTGCTACTTTATTACGGTTAGGTTCACCTGAACCAGACTGGATTCCAGCTGCTACTTTCAAAAGAACGGCAGCAGGAGGAGTTTTCGTAATAAATGTAAATGAACGGTCTTCAAATACCGTGATTTCAACAGGGATAATCAAACCAGCTTGATCTGCTGTACGGGCGTTAAATTCTTTACAGAATCCCATGATATTAACACCTGCTTGACCTAATGCAGGACCAACCGGTGGCGCTGGGTTAGCTTTACCAGCAGGGATTTGCAATTTAACCATTTTAATTACTTTTTTAGCCACGAGACACACCTCCTTAAAGTCCGTGATGTGGTTAATGGGGTATTTACCCCTCCCACTCAACAATAGTCTTTATATTATAATCATAAAGAACTTTACAAAAGTCTTGTCTCCATTGGAGACATACTGACCTATGAAATATTACCACTTTTTAAAAATGATTTCAAGTTTTTTTACAATATCAGATTATTTTTCTTTGAAAAACGCCTTATCAAGCTATTTCTTACAGTTTTTCAATCTGTGTAAAATCAAGTTCAACCGGAGTATCTCGACCAAACATATTTACAAGAACTTTAAGTTTCGCTTTGTCCTTGTCCATTTCTTCAATAGATCCAGTGAAGTTTGCAAAAGGACCTTCTTTTACGCGGACCGTTTCACCAATTTCATAATCAATATCCACACGTTTTTCTTCAACGCCCATGCGCTTCAGTAAAACTGTTACTTCTTCTGGTAATAGCGGTGTTGGCTTTGAGCCTGATCCAGCCGATCCAACAAACCCAGTTACACCTGGTGTATTACGTACGACATACCAAGAATCATCTGTCATGACGATCTCAACAAGTACATATCCAGGGAATACTTTACGTTTTACTACCTTTTTCTTACCGTTTTTTATTTCTGTTTCTTCTTCTTCTGGAACAACTACGCGGAAGATTTTATCCGACATGCCCATTGATTCGACACGCTTTTCTAAGTTGGCCTTTACTTTATTTTCATAACCTGAGTAAGTATGGACTACATACCAATTTTTTTCCATTTAAGAGGACTAGACGTCCGTCCCTCCCTATTTCTAAAAGATAAAAACTATTTTTTAAGCAAATAAAAAACCCGTCAAAACGGGTTTTTAGCTAAAATTTCCTTTGATGTTTACCATTATACCATGAAAGTTGGTTTATTATTCAAGAATTAAGCGAATCAATTTTGAAATTCCTAAATCAAGAACAGCAAAGAATGCTGCGAAAAAAACAACAGTAGATAAAACGGTAACAGTAGAACGAGTCAGCTCACTGCGCTTTGGCCAGCTAACTTTTCTCATTTCGCGTAAAACATCACTGAAGAACTTGGTTATGCGTTGCATATCTGTAACCCCCAAAATCTAAAAATAACTGCAATGATCTATCTAAATTATTTTGTTTCCCTGTGGATTGTATGGGTGGCGCAGGTTTTACAGAATTTTTTCAATTCTAATCTTTCTGTTTGCTCCTGCTTGCTGATGGTCGAATAATTCCGAGAGCCACAATCAGCACATGCAAGAATTACTTTTTTACTCATATTCGACACCTTCAAACAAATTTCTTTTACATCCTCCAAAATGTAACATGACCCCTCATTAAAGTCAATAACATCGGGAACGGATTCACAAGAACGCCATTTCCTCTTTTTGTTAATTTATAGAGAGAATTCACGAATTTCTAAATAACGTTCCAGTTTTCGTTTCACGCGTTGTAGAGCGTTATCAATGGATTTTACGTGACGATTTAGCTCTTCAGAAATCTCCTGATAGGATTGGCCGTCTAAATAAAGTGCCAGTACCTTTCTTTCTAAATCGCTTAATAATTCAGTCATTTTAATCTCTATGTGATCAAATTCTTCTTGATTAATAAACAATTCCTCAGGGTCCAATACCTTTGTACCAGATAAGACATCCATCAGCGTGCGATCAGACTCTTCATCATAGATAGGCTTGTCCAGAGATACATAAGAGTTTAACGGAATGTGTTTCTGCCTGGTTGCGGTCTTAATGGCTGTAATAATCTGACGTGTGATACACAGCTCAGCAAATGCTTTAAAGGAGGTAAGCTTGTCCTCACGGAAGTCACGAATGGCCTTATACAGCCCGATCATGCCTTCTTGGACAATATCTTCCTTGTCCGCTCCAATTAAAAAATAGGATCTTGCTTTTGCACGTACAAAATTACGATACTTATGGATTAAATAATCCAACGCTTCACTATCACCTTGGTGCACTAAATCGACTATTTCCTCATCTTCCATTACGAAAAAATGTTCGTTGACCTTTGTCCCGAAGTCCGTACTCAAGTAGATCCCCTCCACCGAACAAGCATAGATACTAATATTATACATTAGAAAATTTTTGAAGTCTATCGCTCATTTCTGTCCTCTGCGCCATTTTTCAAAAATTTCTGCTAGTTCATCACTAATCGGTATTTTGGTTACGGGTTTTTTTTCTTGAATCTTCTTTACTTTCTTCTCAATTCCCTTTTCTATCGATGACATTTCTATCAGCAGTTCCCGAGCGGATTTTCTTAAGGCACCTTGTCCAAAAATGGCCCATTGCTCTGTGAAATCGGATGTTGCCACATGGATTTGCGTCCTTCGATTATTCAGACTAATAGCCATTTTTTCAATCCGCTCATCTGCCGTTTCATTTTCTTTTGTAAAAATCACTTCTACCTTGTGATTGTTATACTTTTTTTCTGTTCCTTGAACATAATGGGCATCAAATACAACAATGACGCGAAAACCAGAGAACGCTTGATATTCGGCCATTCTTTCCACCAAGCGATCCCGTGCAGCAGGTAGATCCCGATCCTTCAATTTCCTAAGCTCTGGCCATGCTCCGATAATGTTATATCCGTCGACAAGCAGGATATCCATAAACTACCTCTCGAGAGGATGTCGTTTTCGATATACCTCATACATAAGCAAAGAGGCAGCTACAGAAGCATTTAAAGACGTTACTTTTCCTGCCATTGGCAAATTAATGAGAAAATCGCATTTATCCCGGATCAATCGACCCATACCTTTTCCTTCGCTTCCAATAACTAAGCCGAGAGGGAGTGTGCCATCCAACTGACGATAATCAGATTCTCCCTTCGCATCGGTTCCAGCAATCCACAATCCTCGTTCCTTTAATTCATCAATCGTACGTGCCATGTTCGTTATACGTACCACTGGTATATATTCAATTGCTCCGGTGGAAGCTTTGGCCACGGTCGCTGTTAAGCCTACAGCCCTGCGCTTTGGAATAATAATCCCGTGGGCACCTACCGCATCTGCTGTCCGCATAATTGATCCGAGATTATGAGGATCCTCAATTTCATCCAACAATAAAAAGAAAGGCGTTTCATTCTTCTTTTCTGCTGCCGCAAACAAATCATCGATTTCAGCATATTGATAGGCTGCTACATAGGCTAAAACTCCCTGATGATTTTCATCCGATATTTGGTCGATTTTTTTCTTTGGTACAAACTGAACAAGCACATTAGCTTCTTTTGCTAATTGGGTAATTTGCTGCATTTGACCGCGCTGTGACCCTTCAGCAATTAATATTTTATTAATATCCCTTTCCGACTTTAGGGCTTCTATGACTGGATTTTTTCCAACGATGTATTCCTGGCTCATTCAAAAGTACCTCCTTTCTGTTCTTCTACATAGGAAAATGCTCTTTTAATTAACTCTTCTAACCGCTCATTATAACCTTGTAAAAATAAATATCCCATTAATGCTTCGAAGGCCGTGCTGTATCGATACGTTTGAACATCTGTGTTTTTGGGAACAGTGCCTGATTTCGCATTTCTGCCGCGCATAACTACGGCCAATTCCTCCTCAGTAAGGAGCTGGTCATTCATCATTTGAAAGAGAATATGACACTGAGCCTTCGCCGATACGTATTTGGTTCCAGCACGGTGTAAGTGATTCGGTCTTACCTTCCCACTATAGAGAAGGTGACGTCTAACATACGTTTCAAAGACCGCATCCCCCATGTAGGCAAGTGCAAGGCTATTTAATTGTTTGGCGTCAACTGTTTCTTCATAGTCAAGCATGCATTAGCCCCTTTTCCATCTGGTTCCTTGTGGCGTGTCCTCTAGAATAAT comes from the Neobacillus sp. PS2-9 genome and includes:
- the nusG gene encoding transcription termination/antitermination protein NusG, whose translation is MEKNWYVVHTYSGYENKVKANLEKRVESMGMSDKIFRVVVPEEEETEIKNGKKKVVKRKVFPGYVLVEIVMTDDSWYVVRNTPGVTGFVGSAGSGSKPTPLLPEEVTVLLKRMGVEEKRVDIDYEIGETVRVKEGPFANFTGSIEEMDKDKAKLKVLVNMFGRDTPVELDFTQIEKL
- the rplL gene encoding 50S ribosomal protein L7/L12, with translation MTKEQIIEAVKSMTVLELNDLVKAIEEEFGVTAAAPVAMVGGAGAAAVEEQTEFDVILASAGDQKIKVIKVVREITGLGLKEAKDLVDNTPKAIKEGVSKEDAEAIKAKLDEVGANVEVK
- the rplK gene encoding 50S ribosomal protein L11, coding for MAKKVIKMVKLQIPAGKANPAPPVGPALGQAGVNIMGFCKEFNARTADQAGLIIPVEITVFEDRSFTFITKTPPAAVLLKVAAGIQSGSGEPNRNKVATVKRDKVREIAEQKMPDLNAASVEAAMRMVEGTARSMGIVIED
- a CDS encoding Mini-ribonuclease 3 — encoded protein: MLDYEETVDAKQLNSLALAYMGDAVFETYVRRHLLYSGKVRPNHLHRAGTKYVSAKAQCHILFQMMNDQLLTEEELAVVMRGRNAKSGTVPKNTDVQTYRYSTAFEALMGYLFLQGYNERLEELIKRAFSYVEEQKGGTFE
- the rpmG gene encoding 50S ribosomal protein L33 yields the protein MSKKVILACADCGSRNYSTISKQEQTERLELKKFCKTCATHTIHRETK
- the rplJ gene encoding 50S ribosomal protein L10, encoding MSSAIEVKKQIVDEITDKLKASVSTVVVDYRGLSVSEVTELRKQLREAGVEFKVYKNSMVRRAADAAELSSLNDALTGPNAIAFSTEDVVAPAKILNDFAKKHEALELKAGVIEGNVASAEEIKALADLPSREGLLSMLLSVLQAPIRNLALATKAVADQKEEQGA
- the sigH gene encoding RNA polymerase sporulation sigma factor SigH yields the protein MSTDFGTKVNEHFFVMEDEEIVDLVHQGDSEALDYLIHKYRNFVRAKARSYFLIGADKEDIVQEGMIGLYKAIRDFREDKLTSFKAFAELCITRQIITAIKTATRQKHIPLNSYVSLDKPIYDEESDRTLMDVLSGTKVLDPEELFINQEEFDHIEIKMTELLSDLERKVLALYLDGQSYQEISEELNRHVKSIDNALQRVKRKLERYLEIREFSL
- a CDS encoding class I SAM-dependent methyltransferase, with the translated sequence MSEHYYSRTQKVESDPKFWDFMLKNNLFRFKTDNGVFSKREVDFGSRLLIESFEMPQTEGFVLDVGCGYGPIGLSIAKQYHDRVVHMVDVNERAIQLSKENAALNKIENVKVYESDRLINVNEMNFAAILTNPPIRAGKQTVHDIFEQSYNHLVSNGELWVVIQKKQGAPSAIEKLKTLFSEVETIDKSKGYFIVKAIK
- the secE gene encoding preprotein translocase subunit SecE, which gives rise to MQRITKFFSDVLREMRKVSWPKRSELTRSTVTVLSTVVFFAAFFAVLDLGISKLIRLILE
- the rplA gene encoding 50S ribosomal protein L1, which codes for MAKKGKKYLEAAKLVDRLTAYPVAEAIDLAKKTNFTKFDATLEVAFRLGVDPKKADQQIRGAVVLPNGTGKTQRVLVFAKGEKVKEAEAAGADYVGDSEYINKIQQGWFEFDVIVATPDMMGEVGKLGRVLGPKGLMPNPKTGTVTFDVTRAINEIKAGKVEYRVDKSGNIHVPIGKASFENEKLVENFQTVFETLLKVKPSAAKGTYMKNVTVASTMGPGVKVDPSSVTAK
- the rpoB gene encoding DNA-directed RNA polymerase subunit beta gives rise to the protein MTGQLVQYGRHRQRRSYARISEVLELPNLIEIQTSSYQWFLDEGLREMFQDISPIEDFTGNLSLEFIDYSLGDPKYSVEESKERDVTYSAPLRVKVRLVNKETGEVKDQDVFMGDFPLMTETGTFVINGAERVIVSQLVRSPSVYFSGKLDKNGKKGFTATVIPNRGAWLEYETDAKDVVYVRIDRTRKLPVTVLLRALGFGSDQEIIELIGDNEYIRNTLEKDNTEGVDKALLEIYERLRPGEPPTVDNAKSLLVSRFFDPKRYDLANVGRYKINKKLHIKNRLFNQRLAESLADPETGEIIAEKGTVLDRRNLDRIIPALEKNINFKGFNPAGGVVEDEITLQGIKIYAPGDENEKVINVLGNAYVAEPIKNITPADIIASISYFFNLLHGVGDTDDIDHLGNRRLRSVGELLQNQFRIGLSRMERVVRERMSIQDTATITPQQLINIRPVIASIKEFFGSSQLSQFMDQTNPLAELTHKRRLSALGPGGLTRERAGFEVRDVHYSHYGRMCPIETPEGPNIGLINSLSSYAKVNRFGFIETPYRRVDPDTGKVTSRIDYLTADEEDNYVVAQANSRLGDDGSFVDADIVARFRGENTVVNRDRIDYMDVSPKQVVSAATACIPFLENDDSNRALMGANMQRQAVPLMQPEAPRVGTGMEYVSGKDSGAAVICKTDGIVEHVEAREVWVREMKEVDGQEVKGDLKKYRLLKFIRSNQGTCYNQRPIVAVGNRVKKGEILADGPSMELGELALGRNVLVAFMTWDGYNYEDAIIMSERLVKDDVYTSIHIEEYESESRDTKLGPEEITRDIPNVGEDALRNLDERGIIRTGAEVKDGDLLVGKVTPKGVTELTAEERLLHAIFGEKAREVRDTSLRVPHGGGGIVHDVKVFNREDGDELPPGVNQLVRVYIVQKRKIHEGDKMAGRHGNKGVISRILPEEDMPYLPDGTPVDIMLNPLGVPSRMNIGQVLELHLGMAARALNIHVATPVFDGAREEDVWGTIEEAGMARDAKTVLYDGRSGEPFDNRVSVGVMYMIKLAHMVDDKLHARSTGPYSLVTQQPLGGKAQFGGQRFGEMEVWALEAYGAAYTLQEILTVKSDDVVGRVKTYEAIVKGENVPEPGVPESFKVLIKELQSLGMDVKILSGDEKEIEMRDTEDEDDLQQVDTLNIVPDAPSLESEKVGSKE
- the rlmB gene encoding 23S rRNA (guanosine(2251)-2'-O)-methyltransferase RlmB gives rise to the protein MSQEYIVGKNPVIEALKSERDINKILIAEGSQRGQMQQITQLAKEANVLVQFVPKKKIDQISDENHQGVLAYVAAYQYAEIDDLFAAAEKKNETPFFLLLDEIEDPHNLGSIMRTADAVGAHGIIIPKRRAVGLTATVAKASTGAIEYIPVVRITNMARTIDELKERGLWIAGTDAKGESDYRQLDGTLPLGLVIGSEGKGMGRLIRDKCDFLINLPMAGKVTSLNASVAASLLMYEVYRKRHPLER
- a CDS encoding NYN domain-containing protein — its product is MDILLVDGYNIIGAWPELRKLKDRDLPAARDRLVERMAEYQAFSGFRVIVVFDAHYVQGTEKKYNNHKVEVIFTKENETADERIEKMAISLNNRRTQIHVATSDFTEQWAIFGQGALRKSARELLIEMSSIEKGIEKKVKKIQEKKPVTKIPISDELAEIFEKWRRGQK